The proteins below are encoded in one region of Juglans microcarpa x Juglans regia isolate MS1-56 chromosome 4D, Jm3101_v1.0, whole genome shotgun sequence:
- the LOC121259457 gene encoding protein RESISTANCE TO PHYTOPHTHORA 1, chloroplastic: MNTLIPTSFGNTQISRFHFTIPILRNGWSHAYCRTKSFKLNASHSDIDTQTVEDPKEETRVDSNEASKASTPSVAAVEKDLKKVVQKTAATFAPRASTATKNPAVPGTALYTVFEVQGYVSMLLGGALSFNLIFPSNEPDIWRLMGMWSIWMFTIPSLRARDCSKNEKEALNYLFLVIPLLNVLIPFFWKSFAVVWSADIIAFFGMYAWKFGWLQRTD; this comes from the exons ATGAACACCCTGATCCCAACGTCTTTCGGCAACACCCAGATTTCAAGGTTCCATTTCACTATTCCTATCCTCAGAAACGGCTGGTCCCATGCTTACTGTCGCACCAAGAGCTTCAAACTAAATGCCAGTCACAGTGACATAGATACACAGACGGTAGAGGATCCCAAGGAAGAAACACGAGTAGACTCCAATGAAGCAAGCAAAGCCTCCACTCCATCCGTCGCCGCTGTCGAAAAAGACCTCAAAAAG GTGGTTCAGAAAACTGCCGCAACCTTTGCACCAAGGGCTTCCACAGCTACCAAAAACCCTGCTGTTCCTGGAACTGCCTTGTATACTGTTTTTGAGGTTCAAGGCTATGTCTCAATGTTGTTGGGTGGAGCTCTGtcttttaatctcattttcccaTCAAACGAACCGGACATATGGAGATTAATGGGAATGTGGTCCATTTGGATGTTCA CAATTCCTTCACTCCGGGCTCGGGACTGCTCGAAGAATGAGAAAGAAGCTCTTAACTATCTCTTTCTCGTCATTCCACTGCTCAATGTTTTAATCCCATTCTTTTGGAAGTCCTTTGCAGTTGTCTGGTCTGCAGATATAATAGCCTTCTTTGGAATGTATGCATGGAAG TTTGGGTGGCTGCAGAGAACAGACTAG